A stretch of Triticum aestivum cultivar Chinese Spring chromosome 1D, IWGSC CS RefSeq v2.1, whole genome shotgun sequence DNA encodes these proteins:
- the LOC123175819 gene encoding uncharacterized protein yields MARGRRRSRHRRGVSSNQTIESSSSTCASLDACVCRGQNHQSPVHAPAPWTDLPADLLRDISGRLRDVADYVRFHAVCKAWRDTAPDATLTTKQPSFLPWLLAPNIKDLKFRCVFSRKTYRAAPPSSHRDLVASVEGAAVWYLVDDGLCPTLRDILTGAVVKHLPPFPKEIKECISKGTASNYTLGHGLHSIVYGDGTALLYGLYETDQEDDELIANFWAALLPPGEATWTVVERTLECPDITNFYVTYHRGNILVTGGPDLWHAVTPDDHQGVRDVVLPSPWMPGEHRDYLDMYNYLLESHGELLWASVHVRKDYMDYWRRRGEALVSCLVGALSVSVHALEGEAPEKMRWVRKDGKSLANRVLFLGWPNSFAVDASRLGGDAVSAGCAYFVYNIENDMPGRSCYVLRYNLLKDKTKFVEQLPDGWDDDMCMWLFPQPAVAPNQEISERCDSSIWWKRKNQQRTTTPKSTIHMERPRQQHYKSYFTVIVNNLPRRVNNFQLRRFFSQHGKVSQAKVRCKKKTNISKGFGHVTMEMVEEHANALATLDGLVLGGCILEVSIMKVMWKPEQHVNFVGSGEYSLDHYIYIGLGLLLFAFVMLWKII; encoded by the exons ATGGCGAGAGGTCGACGACGCTCCAGGCACCGTCGCGGCGTCAGTAGCAATCAAACCATCGAGTCCTCGTCGTCTACTTGCGCCTCTCTTGATGCGTGCGTCTGCCGTGGCCAAAATCATCAGTCTCCAGTGCACGCGCCGGCACCCTGGACTGACCTGCCGGCAGACCTGCTCCGCGACATCTCCGGCCGCCTGCGTGACGTCGCCGACTACGTCCGCTTCCACGCCGTCTGCAAGGCATGGCGCGACACAGCGCCCGATGCGACCCTGACGACGAAGCAGCCCTCCTTTCTACCATGGCTCCTCGCGCCCAACATCAAGGACCTCAAGTTCAGATGCGTTTTCTCCAGGAAAACCTACCGCGCTGCGCCGCCATCCAGCCACCGGGACTTGGTGGCTAGCGTCGAGGGCGCCGCCGTCTGGTATTTGGTCGACGATGGCCTGTGCCCTACTCTCCGTGACATCCTCACCGGAGCCGTCGTCAAGCATCTCCCCCCTTTCCCCAAGGAAATCAAAGAATGCATCAGCAAGGGGACTGCCAGTAATTATACACTTGGGCATGGCCTCCACAGCATCGTCTACGGTGACGGCACCGCACTTCTCTACGGCCTGTACGAAACCGACCAGGAGGACGACGAGCTTATTGCCAACTTCTGGGCAGCCCTCCTGCCTCCCGGAGAAGCCACGTGGACGGTCGTGGAGAGGACGCTTGAATGCCCGGACATTACCAACTTCTACGTCACGTATCACCGTGGAAACATATTGGTCACCGGCGGGCCTGACCTGTGGCACGCCGTGACACCGGACGATCACCAAGGCGTTCGAGATGTGGTGCTGCCGAGCCCCTGGATGCCAGGGGAGCACCGGGACTACTTAGACATGTACAACTACCTTCTCGAGTCCCACGGCGAGCTTCTCTGGGCATCGGTTCACGTCCGCAAAGATTACATGGATTATTGGCGGCGCCGCGGTGAGGCCCTTGTCTCTTGCCTGGTCGGCGCTCTCTCGGTGTCCGTTCACGCACTAGAGGGGGAGGCGCCGGAGAAAATGCGGTGGGTGAGGAAGGATGGCAAGAGCCTAGCTAACCGTGTCCTATTCCTGGGGTGGCCCAACAGCTTCGCCGTGGATGCCTCGCGGCTAGGTGGTGATGCCGTGTCCGCTGGATGTGCATATTTTGTCTACAACATAGAGAACGACATGCCGGGTCGGTCGTGTTATGTGCTTAGGTACAATCTCCTCAAAGACAAGACCAAATTCGTGGAGCAGTTGCCTGATGGATGGGACGATGATATGTGCATGTGGCTCTTCCCCCAGCCTGCCGTTGCTCCAAACCAG GAAATCAGTGAAAGGTGTGATAGTTCAATATGGTGGAAGAGGAAAAACCAACAGAGGACTACAACTCCAAAAAGCACTATTCACATGGAGAGACCTCGGCAACAACATTACAAGTCTTATTTCACGGTGATTGTAAACAACCTGCCTCGTAGGGTGAATAACTTTCAGCTGCGTCGGTTCTTCAGCCAGCACGGTAAGGTGTCCCAAGCTAAGGTGAGATGTAAGAAGAAGACCAATATCTCAAAGGGATTTGGGCATGTGACAATGGAGATGGTCGAGGAACATGCTAATGCTCTTGCTACACTTGACGGACTG GTTTTGGGTGGATGCATCCTTGAAGTGAGCATCATGAAGGTGATGTGGAAGCCGGAACAACATGTGAATTTTGTCGGGTCGGGAGAGTATAGTCTTGACCATTATATATATATTGGTTTGGGACTATTACTTTTTGCTTTTGTAATGTTGTGGAAGATTATTTAA